The Misgurnus anguillicaudatus chromosome 15, ASM2758022v2, whole genome shotgun sequence genome has a window encoding:
- the LOC129419261 gene encoding extracellular calcium-sensing receptor — translation MFIFVYTFLLRNHLHAQGENALCRRMGDPNSPLLSKDGDVTIGAIFAIHIIEILPSFQFTQKPQSPCTRYAKGDFWMPQIMIFAIEEINRSETLLPNVSIGYRIYDNCGLRLSSMNATMALMNGHEFTAQETCNGQHFTNAIIGETDSSTTVILSRTTGSFKIPVISPSATCDCLSSRKDYPSFFRTIASDFHQSRALAYIVKHFGWTWVGALNSDNDYGNSGMAIFLNTAQEEGICVEYSEKFYRTEPEKLLKVVNIIKQSTAKVIVAFVSHVDMYNLLEQLYIQNITGLQIIGVEAWITAKSLITPKSFHVLGGSLGFAVRKIDVEGFLDYVKNEFWETAFPCSDENGKTSQYGLNCSINQNLPVLKNHSLNLPQIRYTTNVYKAVYAVANALHSLLKCKEKKGCEKGLTIQPQQVVEALKKVNFTVKFGDRVWFDSTGAAVAQYEVVNWQQDSDGSIQFKAVGYYDASLPPDQRFVLNTENIIWAGGQLEKPNSVCSESCPPGTRKAAQKGRPVCCYDCITCADGEISNETDSNNCQQCPGEYWSNTENTECVLKAVEFLSFTEVMGIVLVFFSLFGVGITVLVAILFYIKKDTPIVKANNSELSFLLLFSLTFCFLCSLTFIGRPTEWSCMLRHTAFGITFVLCISCVLGKTIVVLMAFKATLPGSNVMKWFGPAQKRLSVFAFTLIQVLICVLWLTISPPFPYKNMKYYNEKIILECSLGSTIGFWAVLGYIGLLALLCFVLAFLARKLPDNFNEAKFITFSMLIFCAVWITFIPAYVSSPGKCTVAVEIFAILASSFGLLFCIFTPKCYIILLKPEQNTKQHLMGKTQTKT, via the exons ATGTTTATCTTTGTGTACACATTTTTGCTTCGCAATCATCTTCATGCACAGGGAGAAAACGCTCTTTGCCGAAGAATGGGAGACCCTAACTCCCCACTGCTGTCTAAGGATGGAGATGTAACTATTGGGGCAATTTTTGCAATCCACATTATAGAAATATTACCTTCATTTCAGTTCACACAAAAACCTCAGTCTCCATGCACCAG ATATGCAAAAGGAGATTTCTGGATGCCTCAAATCATGATCTTCGCAATTGAGGAGATTAACAGAAGTGAAACTTTGCTACCAAATGTTTCTATTGGCTATAGAATATATGACAACTGTGGTTTAAGACTGTCTTCTATGAATGCAACTATGGCATTGATGAATGGTCATGAGTTTACAGCACAAGAAACATGCAATGGACAACATTTTACAAATGCTATTATAGGGGAAACAGATTCTTCTACCACAGTCATTTTGTCTAGAACCACAGGATCTTTTAAAATTCCAGTG ATAAGTCCTTCAGCCACATGTGATTGCCTCAGTAGCAGGAAAGATTACCCTTCTTTCTTCAGGACTATTGCTAGTGATTTTCACCAGAGCAGAGCACTTGCATACATAGTCAAACACTTTGGCTGGACTTGGGTTGGAGCTTTGAACAGTGACAATGATTATGGAAACAGTGGAATGGCAATATTTCTCAATACAGCACAAGAGGAGGGGATTTGTGTTGAGTACTCTGAGAAATTTTACAGAACAGAACCTGAAAAACTCTTAAAAGTTGTAAACATCATCAAACAAAGCACTGCAAAAGTCATTGTTGCATTTGTTTCACATGTTGATATGTACAATCTACTTGAACAGCTATATATTCAGAACATTACAGGCCTCCAAATAATTGGTGTAGAGGCATGGATAACAGCAAAGAGTTTGATCACACCAAAGAGTTTTCATGTGCTGGGAGGATCACTGGGGTTTGCAGTGAGAAAGATTGATGTTGAAGGCTTTTTAGATTATGTTAAAAATGAATTTTGGGAAACAGCTTTTCCATGCTCAGATGAAAATGGGAAGACATCTCAATACGGATTAAACTGCAGCATAAACCAAAATCTACCTGTGCTGAAAAATCACAGCCTAAATCTGCCTCAAATAAGATATACAACCAATGTCTACAAAGCAGTGTATGCTGTGGCTAATGCACTACACAGTCTGCTGAAGTGCAAAGAAAAAAAAGGTTGTGAGAAAGGCCTAACAATACAACCACAGCAG GTGGTTGAAGctctaaaaaaagtaaatttcaCTGTAAAGTTTGGTGATCGTGTGTGGTTTGACAGCACTGGTGCTGCAGTAGCCCAGTATGAAGTTGTGAACTGGCAGCAGGACTCAGATGGATCAATCCAGTTTAAAGCTGTGGGTTACTATGATGCCTCACTGCCTCCTGACCAGCGCTTTGTACTTAACACTGAAAACATAATCTGGGCTGGAGGACAGCTGGAG AAGCCAAACTCTGTGTGCAGTGAGAGTTGTCCTCCAGGCACTAGGAAGGCCGCACAGAAAGGAAGGCCTGTGTGCTGTTATGACTGTATTACATGTGCAGATGGAGAAATCAGTAATGAGACAG ATTCAAATAACTGCCAGCAGTGTCCAGGGGAATACTGGTCTAATACTGAGAACACTGAATGTGTGTTAAAGGCTGTAGAGTTTCTGTCATTCACAGAAGTTATGGGTATAGTGTTAGTCTTTTTCTCTCTGTTTGGAGTAGGAATAACTGTACTGGTGGCCATCCTGTTTTACATTAAGAAGGACACTCCCATAGTAAAAGCCAACAACTCAGAGCTGAGCTtcctgttgctcttctcattgACTTTTTGTTTCCTCTGTTCACTTACTTTCATTGGTCGCCCCACTGAGTGGTCCTGTATGTTGCGTCACACAGCATTTGGGATCACTTTTGTCCTCTGTATCTCCTGTGTTCTGGGGAAAACAATAGTGGTTTTAATGGCATTCAAGGCCACACTTCCAGGAAGTAATGTCATGAAATGGTTTGGGCCTGCACAAAAGAGACTCAGTGTTTTTGCCTTTACACTTATACAAGTTCTTATCTGTGTGCTTTGGCTAACAATATCTCCTCCTTTTCcctataaaaatatgaaatattataaTGAGAAGATCATTCTTGAATGCAGTCTGGGTTCTACTATAGGTTTCTGGGCTGTGTTGGGTTATATTGGTCTTCTGGCTCTCTTGTGCTTTGTTCTGGCTTTTCTGGCTCGGAAGCTGCCTGATAACTTCAATGAAGCTAAATTCATCACATTCAGTATGCTCATATTCTGTGCTGTATGGATCACATTTATCCCAGCATATGTCAGCTCTCCTGGAAAATGTACTGTAGCTGTGGAGATATTTGCTATTTTAGCATCAAGTTTTGGTTTACTGTTTTGTATATTTACACCAAAATGTTACATCATTCTGCTTAAGCCTgaacaaaatacaaaacaacatttGATGGGAAAAACACAAACTAAGACCtaa